One genomic window of Polyangium aurulentum includes the following:
- a CDS encoding SUKH-3 domain-containing protein: MTSLNIESAQQDHLRLFECLRAAGWSEGRNVPIPDDWLESMADIGFFPDDYQEKFLRSFGGLRVRVQDVNRRGKPTYAEVFVGIGDQLDLMDAQDHLGYIQRLAGTADLFPVIMSGGNAVFALKDARCLAIEVSFRGCAWASDPFEMMDWLLFKVRGPKFDLRVLTMEERPPIFRW, from the coding sequence ATGACATCGTTGAACATCGAGTCGGCACAGCAAGATCATCTTCGCCTGTTCGAATGTCTGCGTGCCGCAGGGTGGAGCGAAGGCCGGAACGTGCCGATCCCGGACGACTGGCTGGAGTCCATGGCAGATATCGGCTTCTTCCCGGATGATTACCAGGAAAAGTTCCTGCGTTCTTTCGGTGGCCTTCGCGTGCGCGTTCAGGACGTGAACCGACGGGGCAAGCCCACCTACGCTGAAGTGTTTGTAGGCATCGGCGATCAACTCGATCTTATGGATGCCCAGGACCACTTGGGTTACATCCAGCGGCTCGCGGGCACGGCCGATCTGTTTCCTGTGATCATGTCGGGTGGCAATGCCGTGTTCGCGCTCAAGGACGCACGATGCCTCGCGATCGAAGTCTCGTTTCGCGGCTGCGCCTGGGCTAGTGACCCGTTTGAAATGATGGATTGGTTGCTATTCAAGGTGAGGGGACCGAAATTTGATCTGCGCGTGCTGACAATGGAGGAACGTCCGCCCATCTTCCGCTGGTAA
- a CDS encoding DUF6884 domain-containing protein, translating to MFTEKQQGAKRVALVGCASLKSKKPAPAKDFYTSALFRAAYEYAEKTCDVVIIVSAFYGAVAPKTVLHPYDRNLRKFRKSEREDWGARTIGELLPSFRPLPQLVILAGEIYADALLHGAHWHNLPLPEQPLRRIRGCGVRVKWLKDNTPQQREENPMRGTA from the coding sequence ATGTTCACGGAGAAGCAGCAGGGGGCCAAGCGGGTCGCTCTCGTGGGCTGCGCATCGCTGAAGAGCAAGAAGCCGGCTCCGGCCAAGGACTTCTACACGTCGGCGCTCTTTCGCGCCGCGTACGAGTACGCCGAGAAGACGTGCGACGTGGTGATCATCGTCTCCGCCTTCTACGGCGCGGTCGCCCCGAAGACCGTGCTGCACCCGTATGACCGGAACCTGCGCAAGTTCAGGAAGAGCGAGCGCGAGGACTGGGGTGCGCGGACGATCGGCGAACTCTTGCCGTCGTTTCGCCCGCTGCCGCAGCTCGTGATCCTTGCGGGCGAGATCTACGCCGACGCTCTTCTGCACGGCGCGCACTGGCACAACCTGCCGCTGCCCGAGCAGCCGCTGCGCAGGATCCGAGGCTGCGGTGTGCGGGTGAAGTGGCTCAAGGACAACACGCCCCAACAGCGGGAGGAGAATCCAATGCGAGGTACTGCATGA
- the recA gene encoding recombinase RecA has protein sequence MQHISGALKGALASIEKQYGKGAIMTLGGSDADNSVRVLRTGSLTLDQALGVGGYPRGRIVEIFGPESSGKTTLTLHALHEAQKQGGVAAFIDAEHAFDPTYARNIGVDTDRLLVSQPDNGEQALEIAETLTRSGAVDVIIIDSVAALVPKAELEGDMGDTHMGLHARLMSQALRKLTAIAHRTDTTLIFINQLRHKIGVTFGNPETTTGGNALKFYSSVRLDVRRIGPLKVGDEVVGAKTRVKVVKNKCAPPFREAEFDIRWGTGIDLAGDLLDFAVANGIVEKSGAYLSFRGETLGQGREKTREAIKGPIGATIRSAVESALAQRTAAQ, from the coding sequence ATGCAGCACATCAGCGGCGCGCTCAAAGGGGCGCTCGCCTCCATTGAGAAACAGTACGGCAAGGGGGCCATCATGACGCTCGGCGGTTCCGACGCCGATAACAGCGTGCGCGTCCTGCGCACGGGTTCGCTCACGCTCGACCAGGCCCTCGGCGTGGGCGGCTACCCGCGGGGGAGGATCGTCGAGATCTTCGGTCCCGAATCCTCGGGCAAGACGACGCTCACGCTGCACGCCCTCCACGAGGCTCAGAAGCAGGGCGGCGTCGCGGCCTTCATCGACGCCGAGCATGCCTTCGATCCGACCTATGCGCGGAATATCGGCGTCGACACCGATAGGCTGCTCGTCTCGCAGCCGGACAACGGGGAGCAGGCGCTCGAGATTGCCGAGACGCTCACCCGCTCCGGCGCGGTGGACGTCATCATCATCGACTCGGTCGCGGCGCTCGTGCCCAAGGCCGAGCTCGAGGGCGACATGGGCGACACGCACATGGGCCTGCACGCGCGGCTGATGAGCCAAGCGCTGCGCAAGCTCACGGCCATTGCGCACAGGACCGATACCACGCTGATCTTCATCAACCAGCTCCGGCACAAGATCGGCGTGACGTTCGGCAATCCCGAGACGACGACGGGGGGCAATGCGCTGAAGTTCTACTCGAGCGTGCGTCTCGATGTCCGGCGCATCGGCCCGCTGAAGGTCGGTGATGAAGTGGTGGGGGCAAAGACGCGCGTGAAGGTGGTGAAGAACAAGTGCGCGCCGCCGTTTCGCGAGGCGGAGTTCGACATCCGCTGGGGGACGGGGATCGACCTCGCGGGTGACCTCCTCGACTTCGCCGTCGCGAACGGCATCGTTGAGAAGAGCGGGGCGTACCTGTCCTTCCGCGGGGAGACGCTCGGTCAGGGCCGGGAGAAGACGCGCGAGGCGATCAAGGGGCCGATCGGGGCAACGATCCGGAGTGCCGTCGAGAGCGCGCTCGCGCAGCGGACGGCCGCGCAGTAG
- a CDS encoding RHS repeat-associated core domain-containing protein has protein sequence MTSSATSGGAQANRSRPVQTSPAPHPPLIAPTGNAGVNSVIDVINSTAAPFMNAPPPEQGAAGQVAQGLGGVLGVIGAPQMIIDTAFASLTAPIAAMFPSLPAMTLGAMHVGWPHAHLHPPSFIPPAPPIPLPSIGVTLGSGSISVLLAGMPAARAGDIGLAITCGSLAPPFEIFTGSSNVFIGGARAARILDITQHCNPMSMGPFAIAMGAAGVVAGAAGAIATGNAYAAAQAAADAAVLAVKLLCGKDPGIPPGWGALVGPPVPNVLIGGFPCPPVGDMAMGGLMKLLGKVTRALRSRNSRRGNAHCADGGEPIYLPTGENFSTFVDFVSGGLFEWRRHVTSARAKLRGSLGRGFRHFLQRSLSVRLHRTVFTDWDGEQIHFPRFERGSDTTRGDGHVLRRLGSGRYRVSYRGQPAMEFAGGEFEGELPLVKLTGEESELELFYDRTGQLAACIETRLVAPEGRRRWEFSRDADGHILEIAEVGAADTDRRSAAQRLVRAAYQYDEQGRLLKSLDALGGIWAYEYDAFHRITKQTDPRGYFYTYKYDVWGRCVQTSGMDGLWRCSIQYYPEKKFTRYTEGENATWEHHYDSDGFVTKIVDPYGGEKIRERDPEGRIVREIDAGGRQLQWLYDADDAHFARKDRFGYLYLPELEEPRMHDPFARKLPSTALTRMFADGVRADERARVGASRFLLTFAPPELSERVQRTFRFQRADAVRAPATAHVERDALGRKVRETDARGRIREWRYDATGNVIAIRDHDERWVQQATTSWNLLGARCDALGNAMRFRYSSIEQTVGIVDPLGNASAYDYNLRGRLTGVHRNGRLREQYIYDEGDHFVEKRDGRGEILFSNTVHANHFVAMRRLASGGFHRFDYDERGRITEASTDRCEVRRAFDAAGRPTDDERDGLGVRHRYAPGHRLTAVLGRFELLEDARKRGQITLSGPAGAKTVLREIEPGILLRESSSGTMELLQFDEDERLEARLVWKRTSDGAWNTWSVRYSYTSEGDLVRIEDSARGVTQYEVDAAHRLIAETTPYGQRHTYRLDAAGNVLAKLGLKRVEVGPGNRLSASEDERFEYDHRDHLSRRLGRDGSSTTYTYDSFDMLARIERKSVIDSAVFEYEYDGLGRRTVARTPGHQRTFYWDGDRLAAEILPDGRLRIYSYPTRSALVPITFTEYADAGAEPESGTSYFVHSDPVGMPLHIEDASGRIVWWATRIDPYGLVEIHPISEIEYNLRWPGHYFDPETGLHYNRYRYYDPTLGRYLQSDPLGYAGSEVNLYAYPANPLVQVDVLGLAHPGKPKQNDDSSSDNDGQDRPPRTDTDGENQPAGPKPVVDKNIGKNLHPDEAARIMQEETRAYVEDQIRIRDEIKRENADLESLRRQQQEAARNRKNSEAEKRKAGKAATDNDTPENRNALSAASAKLEADRKAQTEITDKIAEIKVAQQSRTGERGNNPIRVYEPAYDPVTGRMVVVRSGDEPAGGGIKPPSQSLDTTEPGKCGMPRAVGVLVDGRPGSSPSEMQTTAGGFSYNKDGNLQHVTACDNCNDIVDNHGIQVVGDNPEGVAPSTPPNTRTNLP, from the coding sequence ATGACTTCAAGCGCCACCTCGGGCGGAGCCCAGGCCAATCGCTCGCGGCCGGTGCAGACCAGCCCCGCGCCGCATCCGCCACTCATCGCCCCGACGGGCAATGCGGGGGTGAACAGCGTCATCGACGTCATCAACAGCACGGCGGCGCCATTCATGAATGCGCCACCACCCGAGCAGGGGGCGGCTGGTCAGGTCGCACAGGGGCTCGGCGGTGTGCTCGGGGTGATCGGCGCCCCGCAGATGATCATCGACACCGCGTTTGCGTCGCTCACCGCGCCGATCGCGGCGATGTTCCCCAGCCTGCCAGCGATGACGCTCGGGGCCATGCACGTCGGGTGGCCGCACGCGCACCTGCACCCGCCGTCGTTCATCCCGCCTGCGCCGCCGATTCCGCTGCCGAGCATCGGCGTGACGCTTGGCAGCGGCTCGATCTCGGTGCTTCTCGCCGGCATGCCGGCGGCGCGGGCGGGCGACATCGGCCTCGCGATCACCTGCGGCTCGCTGGCGCCGCCGTTCGAGATCTTCACGGGCTCGAGCAACGTGTTCATCGGCGGGGCACGGGCGGCGCGCATCCTCGACATCACGCAGCACTGCAATCCCATGTCTATGGGCCCGTTCGCGATCGCAATGGGCGCGGCGGGCGTCGTCGCGGGCGCCGCGGGGGCGATCGCGACGGGCAATGCCTACGCGGCTGCGCAGGCAGCCGCCGATGCGGCCGTGCTCGCGGTCAAGCTGCTATGCGGTAAGGATCCCGGGATCCCGCCCGGCTGGGGCGCGCTCGTCGGCCCGCCAGTGCCGAACGTCCTCATCGGGGGTTTTCCGTGCCCGCCCGTCGGCGACATGGCGATGGGGGGCCTCATGAAGCTGCTCGGCAAGGTCACGCGGGCCTTGCGGAGCCGCAACAGCCGGCGCGGCAATGCGCACTGCGCCGATGGCGGAGAGCCGATCTACCTGCCGACCGGCGAGAACTTCAGCACCTTCGTCGATTTCGTCTCGGGAGGTCTCTTCGAGTGGCGACGCCACGTCACCTCGGCGCGCGCCAAGCTTCGTGGTTCTCTGGGGCGCGGTTTCCGACATTTCTTGCAGCGCTCGCTCAGCGTGCGCCTGCATCGCACCGTCTTCACGGACTGGGATGGCGAGCAGATCCACTTCCCACGGTTCGAACGCGGCTCCGACACGACGCGCGGCGATGGTCACGTCCTGCGCCGCCTCGGGTCAGGGCGCTACCGGGTGTCATACCGCGGTCAGCCCGCGATGGAGTTTGCGGGCGGCGAGTTCGAGGGCGAGCTGCCGCTCGTCAAATTGACCGGCGAGGAGAGCGAGCTCGAGCTGTTTTACGATCGCACCGGGCAGCTCGCCGCGTGTATCGAAACGCGTCTCGTCGCGCCCGAGGGCCGGCGTCGTTGGGAGTTTTCGCGTGACGCCGACGGCCACATCCTCGAGATCGCCGAGGTGGGCGCGGCCGATACCGATCGCCGGAGCGCGGCGCAACGCCTGGTGCGCGCGGCGTACCAGTACGACGAGCAAGGCAGGCTCCTCAAGTCGCTGGACGCGCTCGGCGGTATCTGGGCCTACGAATACGACGCCTTCCACCGGATCACGAAGCAGACCGATCCGCGCGGCTATTTCTACACGTACAAGTACGACGTCTGGGGTCGCTGCGTGCAGACCTCGGGCATGGACGGGCTGTGGCGGTGCAGCATCCAGTACTACCCGGAGAAGAAGTTCACCCGCTATACGGAAGGCGAGAACGCGACGTGGGAGCACCACTACGACAGTGACGGGTTCGTCACGAAGATCGTCGATCCCTACGGCGGCGAGAAGATCCGAGAGCGTGATCCGGAGGGCCGCATCGTTCGCGAGATCGACGCTGGCGGCCGCCAGCTGCAGTGGCTCTATGACGCGGATGATGCCCACTTCGCGCGCAAGGACCGGTTCGGGTATCTGTACCTGCCCGAGCTCGAAGAGCCGCGTATGCACGACCCGTTCGCGCGGAAGCTGCCCAGCACCGCGCTCACGCGCATGTTCGCTGATGGCGTACGCGCGGACGAGCGCGCGCGGGTCGGTGCCAGCCGGTTTCTACTGACGTTCGCGCCGCCGGAGCTGTCCGAGCGCGTGCAGCGCACGTTCCGGTTCCAGCGGGCGGACGCGGTGCGGGCTCCAGCGACGGCGCATGTCGAACGCGATGCGCTCGGGCGCAAGGTGCGGGAGACCGATGCCCGGGGGCGGATACGCGAGTGGCGCTACGACGCCACCGGCAACGTCATCGCGATCCGCGATCACGACGAGCGCTGGGTCCAGCAAGCGACGACGTCCTGGAACCTCCTGGGAGCGCGCTGCGATGCGCTCGGCAATGCGATGCGCTTTCGCTACTCGAGCATCGAGCAGACGGTCGGCATCGTAGATCCGCTGGGGAACGCCTCGGCGTACGATTACAACCTCCGTGGCCGCCTGACGGGTGTACACCGCAATGGCCGCCTGCGCGAGCAGTACATCTACGACGAGGGCGACCACTTCGTCGAGAAGCGCGATGGCCGGGGCGAGATCCTGTTCTCCAACACCGTGCATGCGAACCATTTCGTTGCGATGCGCCGGCTCGCGAGCGGCGGGTTCCACCGCTTCGACTATGACGAGCGCGGACGGATCACGGAGGCGAGCACCGACCGTTGCGAGGTGAGGCGGGCCTTCGACGCGGCCGGTCGTCCCACGGACGACGAGCGGGATGGCCTCGGCGTGCGCCATCGTTACGCTCCGGGTCATCGCCTCACCGCCGTTCTCGGGCGCTTCGAGCTTTTGGAGGATGCTCGTAAGCGCGGCCAAATCACGCTCTCCGGGCCTGCGGGCGCGAAGACGGTCCTCCGCGAGATCGAGCCCGGCATCTTGCTGCGCGAGTCCAGCAGCGGCACAATGGAGCTCTTGCAATTCGACGAAGACGAGCGGCTCGAGGCGCGGCTCGTCTGGAAGCGGACCAGCGACGGCGCGTGGAATACCTGGTCGGTCCGGTATTCGTACACGTCGGAGGGAGATCTCGTCCGCATCGAGGACAGCGCGCGAGGCGTGACGCAGTACGAGGTCGACGCCGCGCACCGTCTGATCGCCGAGACCACGCCGTACGGCCAACGGCACACGTACAGGCTCGATGCGGCCGGCAACGTCCTCGCGAAGCTTGGTCTGAAGCGCGTCGAGGTCGGTCCGGGCAATCGGCTGAGCGCCAGCGAGGACGAGCGATTCGAGTACGATCATCGCGATCATCTCTCACGGAGGCTCGGCCGAGACGGATCGAGCACCACGTACACGTACGATAGCTTCGACATGCTGGCGCGCATCGAGCGGAAGAGCGTGATCGACTCGGCGGTTTTCGAGTACGAGTACGACGGTCTCGGGCGGCGGACGGTCGCGCGAACGCCGGGACACCAGCGAACGTTTTACTGGGATGGTGACCGCCTCGCGGCGGAGATCCTCCCCGATGGACGGCTACGCATCTATTCCTATCCGACGCGATCCGCGCTCGTGCCCATCACGTTCACCGAATACGCCGATGCCGGTGCGGAACCTGAGAGCGGGACTTCGTATTTTGTTCACTCCGATCCGGTGGGCATGCCGTTGCACATCGAGGATGCCAGCGGTCGGATCGTCTGGTGGGCGACCCGGATCGATCCGTATGGTCTCGTCGAGATACATCCTATCAGCGAAATCGAGTACAACCTGCGCTGGCCTGGGCACTACTTCGATCCCGAGACCGGGCTGCACTACAATCGGTATCGGTACTACGACCCGACGCTTGGCCGCTACCTGCAGAGCGATCCGCTCGGGTACGCCGGGAGCGAGGTCAATCTGTATGCGTACCCGGCCAATCCGCTGGTGCAAGTCGATGTGCTCGGCCTCGCGCACCCTGGTAAGCCGAAGCAGAACGACGATAGCAGCAGTGACAACGACGGTCAGGACCGGCCGCCGCGCACCGACACGGACGGGGAGAACCAGCCCGCAGGACCCAAGCCGGTCGTGGACAAGAACATCGGCAAGAACCTCCATCCTGATGAGGCTGCTCGAATTATGCAGGAGGAGACCAGGGCTTACGTGGAAGATCAGATACGAATTCGGGACGAGATCAAGAGGGAGAACGCCGACCTCGAGTCGTTGCGCCGCCAGCAGCAGGAAGCGGCAAGGAACCGGAAGAACAGCGAAGCGGAAAAACGGAAGGCCGGAAAAGCGGCCACGGACAACGACACACCCGAAAACCGTAATGCATTGAGCGCTGCGTCCGCCAAGCTCGAGGCGGATAGGAAGGCACAAACAGAGATCACCGACAAAATCGCCGAGATCAAGGTTGCTCAGCAGTCGCGGACAGGCGAGAGGGGGAACAACCCAATTCGCGTCTACGAGCCTGCTTACGACCCCGTCACCGGCCGGATGGTCGTGGTGCGCAGCGGCGACGAGCCAGCTGGCGGCGGCATCAAGCCGCCCAGCCAAAGCCTCGACACGACCGAGCCGGGGAAGTGTGGCATGCCACGCGCGGTGGGCGTCCTAGTCGATGGCCGGCCCGGCTCGAGCCCCTCCGAGATGCAGACTACTGCCGGCGGCTTCAGCTATAATAAAGACGGGAACCTGCAGCACGTCACCGCCTGCGACAACTGCAACGACATCGTTGACAACCACGGCATTCAGGTCGTGGGCGACAATCCCGAGGGCGTGGCGCCGAGCACACCCCCCAACACGAGGACCAACCTGCCGTGA
- a CDS encoding YifB family Mg chelatase-like AAA ATPase: MGNDSPSEKPLRSEVLSISLTGLVATLVSIVVTIEHGSSTFELIGLAEASVRDTKGRVLSALARLGKWLDGYKVKVEFSPVGLRNDGMFDLAIAVAVLMALENKSFPRTVFVGELAMTAAVRPVRGTLPALLGVKDIPGAIVAWGNGNEAACVQHMEVRVAAHLQEVIEYLQGTRQLTFANEFTNRVPIDAIDMMDVRGLLAGRRAVEISAAGLHPLLFIGSPGSGKTMLCRRLPTVMPPLSHEEALEVTSIHSVAGLLYTNEQILTRRPLRAPHHTVSEGGLVGGGFPPRPGEVSLAHHGVLFLDDMQEFKKKALEVLDGVLKEGQSVLCQRQIRVTFPARPLTVVGVLPCPCGFNGTKNRTCNCPPERIQKYRERLRGAVFDRMDIKAFLSGDEVTGPRSKSSAEVRTRVVKAREVQQKRFERLEVTEPVNSRLSLADLERVAKPDKKGLRALEQAVERLGLSAELHAKVLRVSRTIADLDGSDAVRVHHIAEAVQAAPVFT; the protein is encoded by the coding sequence ATGGGGAACGATTCCCCGTCGGAGAAGCCTCTCCGCAGCGAGGTCCTGTCCATCTCGCTCACGGGCCTCGTCGCCACGCTCGTGAGCATCGTGGTCACGATCGAGCACGGCTCGAGCACGTTCGAGCTGATTGGCCTGGCGGAGGCCAGCGTCCGCGACACCAAGGGCCGCGTGCTGTCCGCGCTCGCGAGGCTCGGGAAGTGGCTCGACGGCTACAAGGTCAAAGTCGAGTTCTCGCCTGTCGGGCTCCGTAATGACGGGATGTTCGACCTCGCCATTGCAGTGGCCGTGCTCATGGCCCTCGAGAACAAGTCGTTTCCGCGCACCGTCTTCGTGGGCGAGCTGGCCATGACCGCGGCCGTGCGCCCCGTGCGAGGCACGCTGCCGGCCCTGCTCGGCGTGAAGGACATCCCGGGTGCCATCGTCGCGTGGGGCAATGGGAACGAGGCGGCGTGCGTGCAGCACATGGAGGTGCGCGTCGCGGCGCACCTGCAAGAGGTGATCGAGTACCTGCAGGGCACACGCCAGCTCACGTTTGCCAACGAGTTCACAAATCGCGTGCCCATCGATGCGATCGACATGATGGATGTCCGCGGGCTGCTCGCGGGGCGTCGCGCTGTGGAGATCTCGGCTGCTGGTCTTCACCCCTTGCTGTTCATCGGCTCGCCAGGCTCGGGGAAGACCATGCTCTGTCGCCGTCTGCCTACGGTGATGCCTCCGCTCAGCCACGAGGAGGCGCTCGAGGTGACGTCGATCCATTCGGTGGCGGGGCTCCTCTACACGAATGAACAGATCCTCACGCGCAGGCCCTTGCGCGCGCCGCACCACACGGTGAGCGAGGGCGGCTTGGTCGGTGGCGGCTTCCCGCCGCGCCCTGGCGAGGTGTCGCTCGCGCATCACGGGGTTCTTTTCTTGGACGACATGCAGGAGTTCAAGAAGAAGGCGCTCGAGGTGCTCGATGGGGTGCTCAAGGAAGGGCAATCGGTCCTCTGCCAGCGCCAGATCCGTGTGACATTTCCGGCCCGCCCGCTCACGGTCGTAGGTGTTCTTCCGTGCCCGTGTGGCTTCAACGGCACGAAGAACAGGACGTGCAACTGCCCGCCGGAGCGCATTCAGAAGTACCGCGAGCGACTGCGCGGGGCCGTCTTCGACCGCATGGACATCAAGGCATTCTTGTCCGGCGACGAGGTGACAGGACCACGCAGCAAGAGCTCGGCCGAGGTGCGGACGCGCGTCGTCAAGGCGAGGGAGGTGCAGCAGAAGCGCTTCGAGCGGCTCGAGGTCACCGAGCCGGTCAACAGCCGGCTCAGCCTTGCGGACCTCGAGCGCGTGGCGAAGCCAGACAAGAAGGGCCTGCGGGCGCTCGAGCAGGCCGTGGAGCGTCTCGGGCTCAGCGCCGAGCTGCACGCCAAGGTGCTGCGCGTCTCGCGCACGATAGCGGACCTCGATGGCAGCGATGCCGTCCGGGTCCACCACATTGCCGAGGCCGTCCAGGCGGCTCCGGTCTTCACGTGA
- the dndB gene encoding DNA sulfur modification protein DndB, with product MTRPKKNGPKNDNKNDSDKDAIEKTAVAKETPAAQKPAAQNNAPDWAFPAIRGVQAGGEYYAVMVRLRDVTAFFAPVDKKVPPELRAQRVLSKARVPKIVEYILGNQKNYTLPALVGAVDGMPRFVPAQEKSLMGTLVIPRDMTVAILDGQHRRAAIQMALSHEYLKKRGRSLADESITVILFVDSGLEKAQQRFADLNRFAVRPNNSLGLLYDHRDELANLTRAVVRDVVLFHKLTDGEKTSVAGGSNKLFALASIHASTKTLLAGFSGSFETARQIAVEFWTEVTRVMPVWHEVGLGKVRAAELREKYVHGHAVALEALGRAGNALLRERREDWKSVLAGLGTLDWSRASQRWEGRAMVNGRIAKNAASFILTANPIKGHLGLELSIEERRHESVLISEDAQFEDGMQGDEAAATAA from the coding sequence ATGACGAGGCCGAAGAAGAACGGGCCCAAGAACGACAACAAGAACGATTCCGATAAAGACGCGATCGAGAAGACCGCTGTCGCTAAGGAGACGCCTGCGGCGCAGAAGCCCGCGGCGCAGAACAACGCGCCCGATTGGGCGTTCCCGGCGATCCGCGGTGTCCAAGCCGGCGGTGAATACTACGCGGTCATGGTGCGGCTCCGGGATGTCACGGCGTTCTTTGCGCCGGTGGACAAGAAGGTGCCGCCCGAGCTCCGGGCGCAGAGGGTCTTGAGCAAGGCCCGCGTGCCGAAGATCGTGGAGTACATCCTCGGCAACCAGAAGAACTACACGCTCCCGGCCCTCGTCGGCGCGGTCGACGGCATGCCTCGCTTCGTGCCTGCCCAGGAGAAGAGCCTCATGGGCACGCTCGTCATCCCGCGGGACATGACCGTCGCCATCCTGGATGGGCAGCATCGGCGCGCAGCTATCCAGATGGCGCTCTCGCACGAGTACCTCAAGAAGCGTGGGAGATCGCTCGCGGACGAGTCGATCACGGTCATCTTGTTCGTCGACAGCGGGCTCGAAAAGGCGCAGCAGCGGTTCGCCGACTTGAACCGCTTCGCGGTGCGGCCGAACAACTCGCTCGGGCTCCTCTATGACCACCGCGACGAGCTCGCCAACCTCACCCGGGCCGTCGTGCGCGACGTTGTTCTCTTCCACAAGCTCACCGACGGGGAGAAGACATCCGTGGCCGGCGGCTCGAACAAGCTCTTCGCGCTGGCCAGCATTCACGCGTCGACGAAGACGCTGCTGGCGGGGTTCAGCGGGAGCTTCGAGACCGCGAGGCAGATCGCCGTCGAGTTCTGGACCGAGGTGACGCGCGTGATGCCGGTCTGGCACGAGGTCGGCCTGGGCAAGGTCAGGGCGGCCGAGCTGCGGGAGAAGTACGTGCACGGGCACGCGGTCGCGCTCGAGGCGCTCGGCCGGGCCGGCAACGCGCTGCTGCGGGAGCGGCGCGAGGACTGGAAGAGCGTCCTTGCGGGCCTTGGGACCCTGGACTGGTCCCGCGCGAGCCAGCGCTGGGAGGGGCGAGCCATGGTGAACGGTAGGATCGCGAAGAACGCCGCGAGCTTCATCCTCACCGCGAACCCGATCAAGGGCCACCTCGGTCTGGAGCTCTCCATCGAGGAGCGGCGGCATGAGTCCGTGCTGATCTCCGAGGACGCGCAGTTCGAGGACGGCATGCAGGGCGACGAGGCGGCGGCCACGGCGGCCTGA